A region from the Phycisphaerales bacterium genome encodes:
- the tadA gene encoding Flp pilus assembly complex ATPase component TadA → MVDPAELKGRKLGRVLTKLGKVTREQVHEALEVQKTRSKSRIGELLIELGYCSKTDIAEGLAGQAGMSYETLGMDFSIPDEAKNAIPSENVKQYEVVPLEYNPTARRLKIAMKSPDNFRAVDDLRLLMGFNVTAVVSDPEVIDHLIKKNFSKTESISDVVGSISADRKFEGLSGRSDQSIDLDSLNDAANSNEVIKLLNLVLLQAIKDRASDIHFEPFENEFKMRYRIDGVLYEMVPPPKQLGPAITSRVKVMANLDIAERRLPQDGRIELTVGGNPVDLRVAILPTIWGESCVMRILDRGNVELSIDRVGLRPDDMDTFRRIVGKPNGIVIVTGPTGSGKTTTLYAALSELNDIETKILTAEDPVEYDIDGLCQCQVNTDAGVTFGKLLRSFLRQDPDIILVGEIRDLETAQIAVQASLTGHLVLSTLHTNDAPSSIIRLVDLGMEPFLLTATIEGVVAQRLVRTVCAGCKEFYTPKEEELMELALTPEDVKGREFARGRGCDKCHGSGYKGRMALFEIMTMDDEMRELVMKSASTNVLRAHSRRRGMRTLRESGLLAIYEGLTTIDEVVRETLNEE, encoded by the coding sequence ATGGTCGATCCCGCGGAACTGAAAGGGCGCAAGCTCGGGCGGGTGCTCACCAAGTTGGGGAAGGTCACGCGCGAGCAGGTGCACGAGGCGCTCGAGGTGCAGAAGACGCGCTCGAAGTCACGGATCGGCGAGCTGCTGATCGAGTTGGGATATTGCTCGAAGACCGACATCGCCGAGGGGCTGGCGGGGCAGGCGGGGATGTCGTACGAGACGCTGGGGATGGATTTCTCGATTCCCGACGAGGCGAAGAACGCGATCCCGTCGGAGAACGTGAAGCAGTATGAGGTCGTGCCGCTCGAGTACAACCCGACGGCGAGGCGGCTGAAGATCGCGATGAAGTCGCCGGACAACTTCCGTGCGGTGGACGATCTACGCCTTCTCATGGGGTTCAACGTGACGGCGGTGGTGTCCGATCCCGAGGTGATCGACCACCTGATCAAGAAGAACTTCTCGAAGACCGAGTCGATCTCGGACGTGGTGGGGTCGATCTCGGCGGACCGTAAGTTCGAGGGGCTGAGCGGGCGGAGCGATCAGTCGATCGACCTGGACTCGCTGAACGACGCGGCGAACAGCAACGAGGTGATCAAACTTCTGAACCTCGTGCTCTTGCAGGCGATCAAGGATCGGGCGAGCGATATCCACTTTGAGCCGTTCGAGAACGAGTTCAAGATGCGGTACCGGATCGACGGTGTGCTGTACGAGATGGTGCCGCCGCCGAAGCAGTTGGGCCCGGCGATCACGAGCCGCGTGAAGGTCATGGCGAATCTGGATATCGCGGAGCGTCGCCTGCCTCAGGACGGCCGCATCGAGTTGACGGTGGGCGGGAACCCGGTGGATCTTCGCGTGGCAATCCTGCCGACGATCTGGGGCGAGAGTTGCGTGATGCGAATCCTGGATCGCGGGAACGTGGAGTTGTCGATCGACCGCGTGGGGTTGCGGCCGGACGATATGGACACGTTCCGGCGGATCGTGGGGAAGCCCAACGGGATCGTGATCGTGACGGGCCCGACGGGCTCCGGGAAGACGACGACGCTGTATGCCGCGTTGTCGGAGTTGAACGACATCGAGACGAAGATCCTGACGGCGGAGGACCCGGTCGAGTACGACATCGACGGATTGTGCCAGTGCCAGGTGAACACGGACGCGGGCGTGACGTTCGGGAAGTTGCTCCGGAGTTTCTTGCGACAGGACCCGGACATCATCCTGGTGGGCGAGATCCGCGACCTGGAGACGGCCCAGATCGCGGTGCAGGCGTCGCTGACTGGGCACTTGGTGCTGAGCACGCTGCACACGAATGACGCGCCGAGTTCGATCATTCGACTTGTGGACCTCGGGATGGAGCCGTTCCTCCTGACGGCGACGATCGAGGGGGTGGTGGCGCAGCGTCTGGTACGGACGGTGTGCGCGGGGTGCAAGGAGTTCTACACGCCGAAGGAGGAGGAGTTGATGGAACTGGCTCTGACTCCGGAGGACGTGAAGGGTCGGGAGTTTGCGCGGGGTCGCGGGTGCGACAAGTGCCATGGCTCCGGGTACAAGGGTCGGATGGCGTTGTTCGAGATCATGACGATGGACGACGAGATGCGGGAGTTGGTGATGAAGAGCGCGAGCACGAACGTGCTGCGGGCGCACTCGCGTCGGCGCGGGATGCGGACGCTGCGCGAGTCGGGCTTGCTGGCGATCTATGAGGGATTGACGACGATCGACGAGGTCGTGCGTGAGACGTTGAATGAGGAATAG
- a CDS encoding type IV pilus twitching motility protein PilT: MSGIQIDRLLDTVVRFGASDLHLTVGRKPTIRLHGHLKNLDTKVLDSEDMVSLMKAITPERNQQELQEEGGSDFGFAYGDAARFRVSVFRQRGDLAIVCRQIPSRLLTFEQIGLPEVVRDLIRRPRGMFLVTGPTGSGKTTSLATMIDYINTNMDRHIVTMEDPIEYYHVHKKSIVNQREVGADVPSFSESLRRVLRQDPDVILVGEMRDLETIEAAIRAAETGHLVFGTLHTTGAAKTIDRVVDAFPVTQQNQIRVQLSTALICILSQVLLSRIDTTGMVAGYEFLVMTPAIANLIRDNKTFRIDSMIQTGKKFGMQLLDDHLWSLYMKGVIAADEMIDVSKNPQDLTNKIHKLGRTVGRMEWDEEMEEPD; the protein is encoded by the coding sequence ATGTCCGGCATCCAGATCGACCGACTCCTCGACACCGTGGTCCGCTTCGGCGCCTCCGACCTCCACCTCACCGTGGGCCGCAAGCCGACCATCCGCCTCCACGGGCACCTCAAAAACCTTGACACCAAGGTCCTCGACTCCGAGGACATGGTCTCGCTCATGAAGGCCATCACCCCCGAGCGGAACCAGCAGGAACTCCAGGAAGAGGGCGGGAGCGACTTCGGGTTCGCGTACGGCGACGCGGCACGGTTCCGCGTCTCGGTCTTCCGCCAGCGCGGCGATCTCGCGATCGTCTGCCGCCAGATTCCCAGTCGCCTGCTCACGTTCGAGCAAATCGGTCTGCCCGAGGTCGTGAGAGATCTCATCCGGCGACCGCGCGGGATGTTCCTCGTCACCGGACCGACCGGTTCGGGAAAGACCACCTCACTCGCGACCATGATCGACTACATCAACACGAACATGGACCGCCACATCGTGACGATGGAAGACCCGATCGAGTACTACCACGTCCACAAGAAATCGATCGTGAATCAGCGAGAGGTGGGGGCGGACGTGCCCAGTTTTTCCGAATCCCTCCGCCGCGTGCTCCGCCAGGACCCCGACGTGATCCTCGTCGGCGAAATGCGAGACCTGGAGACCATCGAGGCGGCGATTCGAGCAGCCGAGACAGGCCACTTGGTCTTCGGCACCCTCCACACCACGGGTGCCGCCAAGACGATTGACCGTGTGGTGGATGCCTTCCCGGTCACCCAACAGAACCAGATCAGAGTGCAGTTGTCGACCGCCCTGATCTGTATCCTGAGCCAAGTTCTCCTCTCCCGGATTGACACCACCGGCATGGTGGCCGGGTACGAGTTCCTGGTGATGACGCCGGCCATCGCGAACCTGATCCGCGACAACAAGACATTCCGAATCGACTCGATGATCCAGACCGGCAAGAAGTTCGGGATGCAGTTGCTGGACGACCATCTGTGGTCGCTGTATATGAAGGGCGTGATTGCCGCAGACGAGATGATCGATGTGTCGAAGAACCCGCAAGACTTGACCAACAAGATCCACAAGCTGGGTCGGACGGTGGGCCGGATGGAGTGGGACGAGGAGATGGAGGAGCCGGACTGA
- the tadA gene encoding Flp pilus assembly complex ATPase component TadA, giving the protein MARSRKKLGEILVGWGVVNAAQVEKAMGNAQSTGKRIGEALVEAGFATEEQVTKALANQFGMEYVDLTAPGIAEKIDMKLVSDDLIKKHQIIPMSKANGRLQLIIHDPMDLDLQGMLRFRLNAEIDTRLASRSGIKKFIEQASAGTARRFTSEQSLMTESIDKSVDRSVDRSVDRSVDRSIDVAAEEAPIVKLCNRILTEAVRMRASDVHVEPMADRVRLRYRIDGVCMERDNLPKRMQNALLSRFKLMAGVNISERRVPQDGRIKLDVDNVMIDYRVSACPAYHGESVVCRILRPDSVRIGLENLGFEADNLAIFNRIIRRPNGIFLVTGPTGSGKTTTLYSALDVLNRPDKKIITAEDPVEYNFEGINQCQVREHIGLTFTAILRSMLRQAPNIILVGEIRDKEVAEIAIQAALTGHLVFSTLHTNDAPSAITRLIDIGVKPFLVASSIQAVMAQRLIRILCKECKAVAGDEEFDPKIMRLVGVTPDEARGKVLKAVGCPVCNSTGYKGRKAIFEMMVMNTRIRELAFNLAPIADIRKAAIANGMRSLVGDGKIKILNGVTTPDEIARSTQIDLDNIAVAG; this is encoded by the coding sequence ATGGCTCGATCACGAAAGAAGTTGGGCGAGATCCTGGTGGGCTGGGGCGTCGTGAACGCCGCCCAGGTCGAGAAGGCGATGGGGAACGCCCAATCGACCGGCAAGCGCATCGGCGAGGCCCTCGTCGAGGCCGGGTTCGCCACCGAGGAGCAAGTCACCAAGGCGCTCGCGAACCAGTTCGGGATGGAGTACGTCGATCTGACGGCCCCGGGGATCGCCGAAAAGATCGACATGAAGTTGGTTTCGGACGATCTGATCAAGAAGCACCAGATCATCCCGATGTCGAAGGCGAACGGCCGCCTGCAACTGATCATCCACGATCCGATGGATCTGGATCTGCAGGGGATGCTGCGGTTCCGATTGAACGCCGAGATCGACACGAGGCTCGCGTCCAGGAGCGGGATCAAGAAGTTCATCGAGCAGGCGAGCGCGGGGACGGCCCGGCGATTCACCTCCGAGCAGTCGCTCATGACCGAGTCGATCGACAAGTCCGTCGATCGGTCGGTGGACCGCTCGGTCGATCGGTCGGTGGACCGCTCGATCGACGTGGCGGCGGAAGAGGCGCCGATCGTCAAGTTGTGCAACCGAATACTGACCGAGGCGGTGCGCATGCGGGCGAGCGACGTGCACGTCGAGCCGATGGCCGACCGCGTGCGCCTGCGGTATCGCATCGACGGCGTGTGCATGGAGCGCGACAACCTGCCCAAGCGCATGCAGAACGCGCTCCTGTCTCGCTTCAAACTGATGGCGGGCGTGAACATCTCCGAGAGGCGCGTGCCCCAGGACGGGCGCATCAAACTCGACGTCGACAACGTGATGATCGACTATCGCGTGTCGGCGTGCCCGGCGTACCACGGCGAGAGCGTGGTCTGCCGTATTCTGAGGCCGGATTCCGTTCGAATCGGCCTTGAAAATCTGGGCTTCGAGGCCGACAACCTCGCGATCTTCAACCGAATTATCCGCCGCCCCAACGGCATCTTCCTCGTCACCGGCCCGACCGGCTCGGGCAAGACCACAACGCTCTACTCGGCGCTCGACGTCCTCAACCGCCCGGATAAGAAGATCATCACCGCCGAGGACCCGGTCGAGTACAACTTCGAGGGGATCAACCAGTGCCAGGTGCGCGAGCACATCGGGCTGACGTTCACAGCGATCCTGCGATCGATGCTGCGTCAGGCGCCGAACATCATCCTCGTCGGTGAAATCCGTGACAAGGAAGTCGCCGAGATCGCCATCCAGGCCGCGCTGACAGGGCACCTGGTCTTCAGCACGCTCCACACCAACGACGCGCCGAGCGCGATCACTCGACTCATCGACATCGGCGTCAAGCCGTTCCTCGTCGCGAGTTCGATCCAGGCCGTCATGGCCCAGCGACTCATCCGGATCCTCTGCAAGGAGTGCAAGGCCGTCGCGGGCGACGAGGAGTTCGACCCGAAGATCATGCGGCTGGTCGGCGTGACGCCCGACGAGGCGCGCGGAAAGGTGTTGAAGGCCGTCGGCTGCCCGGTCTGCAACAGCACGGGGTACAAGGGACGCAAGGCGATCTTCGAGATGATGGTGATGAACACGAGGATCCGCGAACTCGCGTTCAACCTGGCGCCGATCGCGGATATTCGCAAGGCCGCCATCGCGAACGGCATGCGGAGCCTCGTGGGCGACGGGAAGATCAAGATCCTCAACGGCGTGACCACGCCCGACGAGATCGCCCGGTCCACACAGATCGATCTCGACAACATCGCGGTGGCGGGATGA
- a CDS encoding phosphopantothenoylcysteine decarboxylase codes for MLITAGPTHEPIDAVRFLGNRSSGRLGVHLADAAAAYGWEVTLLLGPVALRATHKGVRTIAFRTCADLQALLAEHASKADVIVMAAAVADYRPKVDPNFFGGKFRRKNEPLTLTLEPTPDLIAGVSATRRPGQTIIGFALEPRDELHASAKAKLERKGLDMVVGNPLETMDSDEIEAFVLHKDGTIVHSPGAEQGRRMPKSKFVDWLITTVEPAITSIAAGKGK; via the coding sequence ATGCTTATCACCGCCGGCCCGACGCACGAGCCGATCGATGCCGTTCGATTCCTGGGGAATCGCTCCTCGGGCCGCCTGGGCGTCCACCTCGCCGATGCCGCCGCGGCCTACGGCTGGGAGGTCACGCTGCTCCTAGGACCCGTCGCCCTGCGGGCCACCCACAAGGGCGTGCGGACCATCGCCTTCCGCACCTGCGCCGACCTCCAGGCCCTGCTCGCCGAGCACGCGAGCAAGGCCGACGTGATCGTGATGGCCGCCGCGGTCGCCGACTATCGCCCCAAGGTCGATCCCAACTTCTTCGGCGGCAAGTTCCGGCGCAAGAACGAGCCGCTCACACTCACGCTCGAACCCACGCCCGACCTGATCGCCGGCGTGAGCGCCACGCGCCGCCCTGGCCAGACCATCATCGGCTTCGCCCTCGAGCCGCGCGATGAACTCCACGCCTCCGCCAAGGCCAAACTCGAGCGCAAGGGCCTCGACATGGTCGTCGGCAACCCCCTCGAGACCATGGACAGCGACGAGATCGAGGCCTTCGTCCTCCATAAGGATGGGACGATCGTCCACTCTCCGGGAGCCGAGCAGGGCCGGCGCATGCCCAAGTCAAAGTTCGTCGATTGGCTCATCACGACGGTCGAGCCGGCGATCACGAGCATTGCCGCCGGGAAGGGGAAGTAA
- a CDS encoding methyltransferase domain-containing protein, producing MLDKPSGLLTARPPGVGQRADALFEMVKERIKAAARSASKRKVWIVHRLDKEVSGLIVFARSERAFAWLKEDFRSKRVRRFYTAVVEGKLGTPGETNSIQSYLVEDAEGIVKSVTSASEARRLEAHPQRGEDASPRPPRMAVTHYQVIDQTPSATILRVKLDTGKKNQIRAHLASIGHPIVGDRRYGSMVDPVGRVCLHAAELAFTHAGTGKTLAFKAPDPPEFTKAARATAITPAAPPVTPASAEPTTDWDHVADWYDDLIDERKSDHHENVIVPGVMRLIAPSAGRRVLDVACGQGILGRALAVAGCEVVGVDASPRLISSAQRHATPRESYLVADARALGTLEHPHFDAAACVMALMNINPLEPVFAGIASRLKPGGTLVGVILHPAFRAPGQTSWAWDESRDRARGVTQYRRVDGYLSPGEREIVMNPGRAAHGQAPVATVTFHRPIQTYIRTLVDAGFVIEAIEEWPSLRSSQPGPRAAEENRARREIPMFLAFRARLTDQTPSESH from the coding sequence GTGCTCGATAAGCCCTCGGGCCTCCTCACCGCCCGTCCGCCCGGCGTGGGCCAACGCGCCGATGCCCTCTTTGAGATGGTGAAGGAACGCATCAAGGCCGCCGCACGATCCGCGTCGAAACGAAAAGTCTGGATCGTCCATCGACTCGATAAAGAAGTGTCGGGCCTCATCGTCTTCGCCCGCAGCGAGCGCGCCTTCGCGTGGCTGAAAGAAGACTTTCGATCCAAGCGCGTCCGTCGCTTTTACACGGCCGTCGTCGAGGGAAAGCTGGGCACGCCCGGCGAGACCAACTCCATCCAGAGTTACCTCGTTGAGGACGCCGAGGGCATCGTGAAGAGCGTGACATCCGCCTCGGAAGCACGCCGCCTCGAGGCCCACCCGCAACGCGGCGAGGACGCCAGCCCACGCCCGCCACGCATGGCCGTCACCCACTACCAGGTGATCGACCAGACGCCTTCGGCCACGATCCTCCGCGTGAAACTCGATACCGGCAAGAAGAATCAGATCCGCGCGCATCTCGCATCGATTGGGCATCCGATCGTCGGTGATCGCCGGTACGGCTCAATGGTGGACCCCGTCGGGCGAGTCTGTCTGCATGCCGCCGAACTCGCTTTCACGCACGCCGGCACGGGAAAGACGCTGGCGTTCAAGGCTCCTGATCCGCCCGAGTTCACCAAGGCCGCACGCGCAACGGCGATCACTCCCGCCGCGCCGCCGGTGACGCCCGCCTCCGCCGAGCCAACCACCGACTGGGACCACGTCGCCGACTGGTACGACGACCTGATCGACGAGCGCAAGAGCGATCACCACGAGAACGTCATCGTCCCGGGCGTGATGCGTCTGATCGCCCCGAGTGCCGGGAGGCGTGTGCTCGATGTCGCGTGCGGGCAGGGCATTCTGGGACGGGCGCTCGCGGTCGCAGGATGCGAGGTTGTGGGCGTCGATGCCTCGCCGCGCCTGATTTCGAGCGCGCAACGCCACGCCACACCACGCGAGTCATATCTTGTCGCCGACGCACGCGCATTGGGCACGCTCGAACATCCGCATTTCGATGCCGCGGCGTGCGTGATGGCCCTGATGAACATCAACCCGTTGGAACCAGTCTTTGCCGGGATCGCCAGTCGCCTCAAACCCGGCGGCACGCTCGTGGGCGTGATCCTGCATCCGGCGTTCCGGGCCCCTGGTCAAACGTCCTGGGCGTGGGATGAATCTCGCGACCGCGCGCGTGGCGTGACTCAATACCGGCGTGTGGACGGCTACCTCTCGCCCGGCGAGCGCGAGATCGTGATGAATCCGGGGAGGGCCGCCCACGGGCAAGCTCCGGTCGCCACGGTCACGTTCCATCGCCCGATTCAGACGTACATCCGGACGCTGGTGGATGCCGGGTTTGTGATCGAGGCGATCGAGGAATGGCCGAGCCTGCGGTCGAGCCAACCCGGGCCCCGGGCGGCCGAGGAGAACCGAGCCAGGCGGGAGATCCCGATGTTCCTGGCTTTTCGGGCGAGGCTGACCGACCAAACGCCTTCCGAATCGCATTGA